Proteins encoded within one genomic window of Thiothrix litoralis:
- a CDS encoding ArnT family glycosyltransferase has protein sequence MAIHKPAARPYLFLAVLAFGLLFSVVMRLYLNFNGGHIDEYDYLFVAKQLWSGNEWRSYFYIFGSNLNWYMLGVGEALGGLLGARAVAGLFGLLSLAGLYCFVRQLYGSALLAGLSVALFSMQAAHIFISKFATYDIIALAFFSLSLMPLLRACQSSGRQRYLPLLVAVGLVSLAVTSKYIVVAYVPLLVLVALWLSPLVGLLFGAGVTLILGAYVAWHWVDLQGLYRIQILGVHGANAPYDDILRMEGLYLALPLAMWLAALGWQRYHQRGRALRDRTTLIMLALLVFALPLVAYHLHGQNMISLYKHLVYALFFLAPVMAWLLWNVMQRFNFTLMAQAGAAAVVLAMIGLNDSFLRDMHHGYPDVRPVIAALAAQPLDGNTTIASEDPYLMRYAAFSHLPQNHIKELQWMDNNRDGKSEKKDVVEALWDRKFTYVFMNNLIQPKANQDLRGVMHSRGYEKVLEIPWQTSQVMSHQDKGVLELYKSTEPARIAVANDVMFQ, from the coding sequence GTGGCAATCCATAAGCCTGCTGCACGACCTTATCTCTTCCTCGCGGTGCTGGCCTTCGGTCTATTGTTTTCCGTTGTGATGCGCTTGTACCTGAATTTCAATGGTGGACACATCGACGAATACGATTATTTGTTTGTTGCTAAGCAGTTATGGTCGGGCAATGAGTGGCGCAGCTATTTCTATATTTTTGGTTCTAACTTGAACTGGTACATGCTGGGGGTGGGCGAAGCTCTCGGCGGACTGCTGGGGGCAAGAGCAGTGGCGGGGCTGTTTGGGCTATTGTCATTGGCAGGGCTGTATTGCTTTGTGCGTCAGTTGTACGGGTCGGCATTGTTGGCGGGCTTGAGTGTGGCGCTGTTCTCGATGCAGGCGGCGCACATTTTCATCAGTAAATTTGCCACTTACGACATTATTGCCTTGGCGTTTTTCAGCTTGTCGCTGATGCCGTTGTTACGGGCGTGTCAGTCGTCAGGCAGGCAGCGTTATCTGCCTTTGCTGGTCGCGGTGGGTTTGGTTTCGCTGGCTGTTACCAGTAAATACATTGTGGTGGCGTATGTGCCGTTGTTGGTGTTGGTGGCTTTGTGGTTGTCGCCGCTGGTGGGGCTGTTGTTCGGTGCAGGGGTGACGCTGATTCTGGGTGCGTATGTTGCTTGGCATTGGGTGGATTTGCAGGGTTTGTATCGGATTCAGATTCTGGGTGTACACGGGGCGAATGCGCCTTATGACGATATTTTGCGTATGGAAGGTTTGTATCTGGCCTTGCCGTTGGCGATGTGGCTGGCAGCACTGGGCTGGCAGCGTTATCACCAGCGGGGACGGGCGCTGCGTGACCGCACAACCTTGATCATGCTGGCGCTGCTGGTGTTTGCTTTGCCATTGGTGGCTTACCATTTACACGGGCAGAACATGATTTCCTTGTACAAGCATCTGGTGTATGCGCTGTTTTTTCTCGCGCCGGTAATGGCGTGGCTGCTGTGGAATGTGATGCAACGTTTCAATTTTACACTGATGGCGCAAGCAGGCGCGGCGGCAGTAGTGCTGGCGATGATTGGATTGAATGACAGTTTCTTGCGCGATATGCACCACGGTTACCCGGATGTGCGCCCGGTGATAGCGGCGCTGGCTGCACAGCCGCTGGATGGCAATACCACGATCGCCAGCGAAGACCCTTACCTGATGCGCTATGCCGCTTTCAGCCATTTGCCGCAAAACCACATCAAGGAATTGCAGTGGATGGACAATAACAGGGACGGTAAGTCCGAAAAGAAGGATGTGGTGGAAGCCTTGTGGGATCGTAAGTTTACCTATGTGTTCATGAATAACCTGATCCAGCCCAAAGCCAATCAGGATTTGCGGGGTGTTATGCACAGCCGTGGTTATGAAAAGGTGTTGGAAATCCCTTGGCAGACTTCGCAAGTGATGAGCCATCAGGATAAGGGCGTGCTGGAGTTGTACAAAAGTACTGAGCCTGCGCGAATTGCAGTGGCTAACGATGTGATGTTTCAGTAA
- a CDS encoding DMT family transporter, translating into MASIPAWIYVVLVVSIGCSSAAQIFQKLAAQDLATHVGSPLRLLLKQNILLSIFFLGTGLLLWLVVLGRLELSIAYPMLSMGYVVVMLAARQLFHETIPPRRWLGTAFIMAGISLLVGGVV; encoded by the coding sequence ATGGCGAGTATCCCCGCATGGATTTATGTAGTGCTGGTCGTGTCGATCGGGTGTAGCAGTGCCGCACAAATTTTCCAAAAATTGGCCGCACAGGATCTGGCAACGCATGTCGGCTCACCGTTGCGTTTGCTGCTGAAACAGAACATTTTGCTGAGCATTTTTTTCCTCGGTACTGGCTTGCTGTTGTGGTTGGTGGTGCTGGGGAGGCTGGAATTGAGCATAGCCTACCCGATGCTGAGCATGGGGTATGTCGTGGTCATGCTCGCCGCCCGCCAGTTATTCCATGAAACCATTCCGCCGCGCCGTTGGTTGGGTACGGCCTTTATTATGGCGGGGATTTCGCTGTTGGTTGGGGGCGTCGTATGA
- a CDS encoding DMT family transporter, which produces MKWLLMATSIICGALGQLFMKAGMQAVGALAAFFPALPSGTVSAEQWGGVLWVVAGIVCYGIAMLVWIYVLGHFELSVAYPLLSVGYILVYLGAVLWPQIGESFTLGKTAGIVLIMLGVALVATPTKANNHE; this is translated from the coding sequence ATGAAGTGGTTACTGATGGCAACGTCGATTATTTGTGGGGCGTTGGGGCAGTTGTTCATGAAGGCGGGAATGCAAGCGGTGGGGGCGTTAGCGGCGTTTTTTCCTGCGCTGCCATCCGGCACAGTGAGTGCTGAACAATGGGGCGGAGTGTTGTGGGTGGTGGCGGGCATTGTGTGTTATGGCATTGCAATGCTGGTGTGGATTTATGTGCTCGGGCATTTTGAACTGAGCGTAGCGTACCCTTTGCTGAGCGTGGGGTATATTTTGGTTTATTTAGGCGCAGTGTTATGGCCGCAGATTGGCGAATCGTTCACGTTGGGTAAGACAGCGGGCATTGTGCTGATCATGCTGGGTGTGGCACTGGTAGCAACTCCGACTAAGGCAAATAATCATGAATAA
- a CDS encoding dolichyl-phosphate beta-glucosyltransferase produces the protein MNNERPYLSIIIPAYNEQSRIADSLYKVKDYLSQQSYRSEIIVVDDGSRDLTTEVVKFIDIYGKETKEQDEGELLENIKNVGKGFSIARGMIKASGEIVLFSDADLSTPIEELEKLLPYFDQGYDVVIGSRKLADSEVEKKPWYRDAMSLLFNLAVRALSVPGIKDTQCGFKAYRREAAQRIALLQRIYGFGFDVEHLYIARKQGFRIKEVAVKWEHMEGSTVDPIKDSIRMFMDLLKIRWLHRAI, from the coding sequence ATGAATAACGAACGACCTTACCTGTCTATCATTATCCCGGCTTACAACGAGCAGAGTCGGATTGCCGATTCGCTCTATAAGGTGAAAGATTACCTTTCACAGCAATCCTACCGCAGCGAAATCATCGTGGTGGATGATGGTAGCCGTGACCTGACCACCGAGGTGGTGAAGTTTATCGACATCTACGGTAAGGAAACCAAGGAGCAGGATGAAGGTGAGTTACTGGAAAATATTAAGAATGTTGGTAAAGGTTTTTCCATTGCACGCGGGATGATCAAAGCCTCTGGCGAGATCGTGCTGTTTAGTGATGCTGATCTTTCTACCCCGATTGAGGAACTGGAGAAGCTGTTGCCGTATTTTGATCAAGGTTATGACGTGGTCATCGGTTCACGCAAACTGGCAGATTCCGAGGTGGAAAAGAAACCGTGGTATCGGGATGCGATGAGTTTGCTGTTCAACCTAGCGGTTCGTGCCCTGTCAGTGCCGGGTATTAAGGATACACAGTGTGGATTCAAGGCATATCGGCGCGAAGCAGCGCAGCGCATTGCCTTGTTGCAGCGTATTTACGGTTTTGGTTTTGACGTGGAACATTTGTACATTGCCCGCAAGCAAGGCTTCAGGATTAAGGAAGTGGCGGTCAAGTGGGAGCACATGGAAGGTTCTACTGTTGATCCGATCAAGGATTCGATTCGGATGTTTATGGATTTACTGAAGATTCGCTGGTTGCATCGGGCTATTTGA
- a CDS encoding M1 family metallopeptidase: MPILKHLVVLLVWLLPALSVADALPVLHHNLRVTPDIKTGRLQVEDTLQVPDSLRVNGAFEFTLNPAFKLTPDIPFDSAQGTGEEIHRYSIPLLPEQREITLKYSGKLASTPDCAWLTQACVLLNETGIYLDGASQWYAQSANALHTFELHTTLPEGWVSLSQGKQSGDGWAENQPQDSLYLLAGKFHVYQQPGKHATAMVYLQEADEALAQRYLQASQQYLDEYSDLLGAYPYAKFATVESFWETGWGMPSFTLLGSRVMRLPFILHSSFPHEILHNWWGNGVYVDASQGNWSEGLTAYLADQRIKQQMGEGTEYRRSTLQKYATFVGSQNDFPLTNFRSRHDETTQAIGYGKSLMLFHMLRQQVGEAAFFKGLKAFYQEYRFRPATFGNLLDSLHADQAFRQVWLESTGAPRLSIQSHTLTPQGTGYRLQLTLQQTQSGKAYPLAIPAHIRFADKHPAQVETLSMTQATQTFELSLPAAPAQLALDPDFDLFRLPDAAEMPATIGVLYGKETKTYVLSRKTDEAMQVAWESWLDALKARDPTLRVQYDDAPLPDTGTVILLGGDNAALQGLLERAKQPFNMTDAAFTLNSVNYTCGLHTLALGLRAGQQNIVLLDASSPDGLDKMLAKLPHYGKYSYLVFNSATGENVAKGQWEVTDSPLVVDFPTHRP, translated from the coding sequence ATGCCGATTCTGAAACATCTTGTTGTCCTACTGGTTTGGTTATTGCCTGCCCTGTCAGTGGCAGACGCTTTGCCAGTGCTGCACCACAACCTGCGGGTCACACCTGACATCAAAACAGGCCGTTTGCAGGTGGAAGACACGCTGCAAGTGCCGGATAGCCTGCGGGTAAATGGCGCGTTTGAATTCACACTCAACCCCGCTTTTAAGCTGACCCCTGATATTCCCTTCGACTCCGCTCAGGGAACGGGTGAGGAAATACACCGCTATAGTATTCCACTTCTGCCAGAGCAACGGGAGATCACCCTCAAATACAGTGGTAAGCTCGCCTCCACCCCTGACTGCGCGTGGCTGACGCAAGCTTGTGTACTGTTGAATGAAACAGGCATTTACCTCGACGGCGCCAGCCAATGGTATGCGCAAAGCGCCAATGCGCTGCACACCTTTGAACTGCACACCACCTTGCCCGAAGGTTGGGTCAGCCTCAGCCAAGGCAAACAGAGCGGCGATGGCTGGGCGGAAAATCAACCGCAAGACAGCCTTTACTTACTGGCGGGCAAATTCCACGTTTACCAGCAACCCGGCAAGCACGCCACCGCGATGGTGTATTTGCAGGAAGCAGACGAAGCCCTTGCGCAACGCTACCTGCAAGCCAGCCAACAATATCTGGATGAGTATTCCGACTTGCTGGGCGCGTACCCTTACGCCAAGTTTGCCACGGTGGAAAGTTTCTGGGAAACAGGCTGGGGAATGCCCTCGTTCACGCTGCTCGGTTCGCGGGTGATGCGCTTGCCGTTTATCCTGCACTCCTCGTTTCCGCATGAAATCTTGCACAATTGGTGGGGCAACGGGGTCTATGTCGATGCCAGCCAAGGCAACTGGTCGGAAGGGCTGACTGCGTACCTCGCCGATCAGCGCATCAAACAGCAAATGGGCGAAGGCACCGAATACCGCCGCAGCACCTTGCAAAAATACGCCACGTTTGTCGGCTCGCAAAACGATTTCCCGCTCACCAATTTCCGCAGCCGTCACGATGAAACCACCCAGGCGATTGGTTACGGCAAGTCGCTGATGCTGTTCCACATGCTGCGCCAGCAGGTTGGCGAAGCGGCTTTTTTCAAAGGCTTGAAGGCTTTCTATCAGGAATACCGTTTCCGCCCCGCCACCTTTGGCAACTTGCTGGACAGCTTGCACGCCGACCAAGCCTTCCGGCAAGTCTGGCTGGAAAGCACGGGTGCGCCACGTTTGAGCATCCAGTCACACACGCTTACGCCGCAAGGTACTGGCTACCGCCTGCAACTGACCTTGCAACAAACACAAAGCGGTAAAGCCTACCCGCTGGCGATTCCTGCCCACATCCGCTTTGCTGACAAACACCCCGCGCAAGTGGAAACCTTGTCGATGACACAAGCCACCCAAACCTTTGAGTTAAGCCTGCCTGCCGCCCCCGCGCAACTGGCGCTTGACCCGGATTTCGACCTGTTCCGCCTGCCGGATGCGGCTGAAATGCCCGCCACCATTGGCGTGTTATACGGCAAAGAAACCAAGACCTACGTGCTGTCGCGCAAAACGGATGAAGCCATGCAAGTGGCGTGGGAAAGCTGGCTGGATGCGCTGAAAGCCCGCGACCCGACGCTGCGGGTGCAATACGACGATGCGCCATTGCCTGATACCGGCACGGTAATCTTGCTGGGTGGCGACAATGCGGCGCTGCAAGGCTTGCTCGAACGCGCCAAGCAACCGTTCAACATGACCGATGCCGCGTTTACCCTCAATAGCGTGAATTACACCTGCGGGCTGCACACGCTAGCGCTGGGTTTACGCGCAGGGCAACAGAATATCGTATTGCTAGATGCCTCCAGCCCCGACGGTCTGGATAAGATGCTGGCAAAACTGCCGCATTACGGCAAGTACAGCTATCTGGTATTCAATAGTGCAACCGGTGAAAACGTCGCAAAAGGGCAATGGGAAGTAACCGATTCACCGCTGGTAGTGGATTTCCCCACTCATCGCCCCTAA
- a CDS encoding ChaN family lipoprotein, which yields MVMLLVTCLPWGAMEATPEDALAYVDAHPLAQPLADTLAQNRVVFVGEVHDRYDHHLNQLAVLRALHQKNPNIAIGVEWFQQPFQAAVNDFLAGKINETELLRGTEYFERWGYDYRQLRPIMEYAKANHLPVIALNAPVELTRKVSKGGLEALSSTERAQLPATINPPDTAYRARLQTVFAMHSEDKAQFEHFLAVQRIWDETMAQHVVNYVQKHPQHQMVVFAGVGHISDGAGIPADVIRQIPAIKLATVASASSPDAPPNSVDHTLPSPLLALPPLGKLGLLLNPQASGLSVAALDTKSGAAQAGVREGDRVASLDGVTIHNMADLKLALAQRPAGATVQLAVERSGERDLLSYSVVLQ from the coding sequence ATGGTCATGCTGTTGGTTACGTGCTTGCCTTGGGGGGCGATGGAAGCAACACCGGAAGATGCGTTGGCGTATGTTGACGCACATCCACTGGCTCAGCCGCTCGCAGACACCTTGGCGCAAAACCGGGTGGTATTCGTGGGTGAAGTCCACGACCGTTACGACCACCACCTCAACCAACTAGCTGTATTGCGGGCATTACACCAAAAAAATCCTAACATTGCGATTGGTGTGGAATGGTTCCAGCAGCCGTTTCAAGCGGCGGTCAACGACTTTCTGGCGGGAAAAATCAACGAAACCGAGCTGTTGCGTGGCACGGAATATTTCGAGCGTTGGGGCTACGATTACCGCCAATTACGCCCGATCATGGAATACGCCAAGGCCAACCATTTGCCAGTAATTGCCCTGAATGCGCCGGTCGAGCTGACCCGCAAAGTGTCCAAAGGTGGGTTGGAAGCCTTGAGCAGTACCGAACGAGCGCAATTACCCGCGACGATTAACCCGCCAGATACCGCTTACCGTGCGCGGCTACAAACGGTTTTTGCGATGCATTCCGAGGATAAAGCGCAGTTTGAGCATTTCCTGGCAGTGCAGCGTATTTGGGATGAAACCATGGCGCAGCATGTGGTGAATTATGTGCAAAAACACCCGCAGCATCAGATGGTGGTGTTCGCGGGCGTCGGGCATATCAGCGACGGCGCTGGCATTCCCGCAGATGTGATCCGGCAAATCCCAGCTATCAAGCTAGCCACCGTTGCTAGTGCTAGCTCGCCGGATGCGCCGCCGAACAGTGTTGATCACACGCTACCCAGCCCGTTATTGGCGCTGCCGCCCCTTGGAAAACTGGGTTTGCTGTTGAATCCTCAGGCAAGCGGTTTGAGCGTTGCCGCACTGGATACTAAAAGCGGCGCGGCGCAGGCGGGTGTCCGCGAGGGCGACCGGGTGGCAAGTCTGGACGGCGTGACGATCCATAACATGGCTGATCTGAAACTGGCCTTGGCTCAGCGTCCGGCAGGCGCAACGGTACAGTTGGCGGTGGAGCGTAGCGGGGAAAGAGACTTGTTGTCTTACAGCGTCGTCTTGCAATAG
- a CDS encoding helix-turn-helix domain-containing protein — MSSKDFADYLGQRVARLGLSKSEVARRADISRQTWYRLLSAEVTDAKLSTMARLAEALETTPLHLLSIYFGEETTGDVVHLHAPANNHRRAQA, encoded by the coding sequence ATGTCATCAAAAGATTTTGCTGATTATCTCGGGCAGCGCGTTGCTAGATTAGGGCTTTCCAAGTCAGAAGTCGCACGCCGTGCTGATATTTCGCGCCAAACATGGTATCGCTTACTCAGTGCTGAGGTCACTGATGCTAAATTGTCGACCATGGCGCGGCTGGCAGAGGCGCTGGAAACCACCCCGCTGCATCTGTTAAGCATCTACTTTGGGGAAGAAACCACTGGGGATGTGGTGCACTTACACGCGCCTGCCAATAATCACCGCCGTGCGCAAGCGTGA
- the rimI gene encoding ribosomal protein S18-alanine N-acetyltransferase yields the protein MFATDIRPATNADIAALVTLENTSFDSDRLSRRSFRYFLQHEQNCFLVAYQGQTLAGYVLALLHRGTHLARIYSLAVDTSQRGRGIAQQLLEHAEKACAENGRVSMRLEVRTDNDSAIRLYQRLGYKPFGEYKDYYEDHADALRLQKRILHPKAQTTHVDVPYYPQHTDFTCGPAALMMGMAALSAQQTMSMSEELGIWRESTTIYMMAGHGGCSPVGLALAAIRRGYSAATYLSSTETPFIDSVRDEDKKQVIEQVHQDFLHQLAEQAAPVHYTNITQVELEAALEQGHVPLVLISTYRFDHKKTPHWVVVAAIDKRFIYIHDPYINEPDYRFALDNQYLPISRSDFDKMSQFGQSRLRTAVIIGRRV from the coding sequence ATGTTTGCAACCGATATTCGTCCCGCCACCAACGCCGACATTGCGGCGCTGGTCACACTGGAAAACACCAGCTTTGATAGCGACCGCTTAAGCCGCCGCAGTTTCCGCTATTTCCTGCAACACGAGCAAAACTGTTTTCTGGTGGCGTATCAGGGGCAAACCCTCGCAGGTTATGTGCTGGCATTATTGCACCGGGGCACGCATCTGGCACGTATTTACTCCCTTGCCGTCGATACCAGCCAGCGCGGGCGCGGTATCGCCCAGCAATTGCTCGAACACGCTGAAAAAGCCTGTGCCGAAAACGGGCGCGTCAGTATGCGCTTGGAAGTACGCACCGATAACGACAGTGCCATTCGCCTCTACCAGCGTTTGGGTTACAAGCCCTTCGGCGAATACAAGGATTATTACGAAGACCATGCCGATGCGCTGCGCCTGCAAAAACGTATCTTGCACCCCAAAGCCCAAACCACCCATGTGGATGTGCCTTATTACCCACAACACACTGATTTTACCTGCGGCCCGGCAGCCTTGATGATGGGCATGGCAGCCCTCAGCGCCCAACAAACCATGAGCATGAGCGAAGAGTTGGGCATCTGGCGCGAATCCACCACCATTTACATGATGGCAGGGCATGGCGGGTGCAGCCCGGTGGGGTTGGCGTTGGCGGCGATCCGACGCGGTTACAGCGCTGCAACTTACCTGTCTTCAACCGAAACGCCGTTTATTGACTCGGTGCGCGATGAAGACAAAAAGCAGGTGATTGAACAGGTACATCAGGATTTCCTGCACCAACTGGCGGAACAGGCCGCCCCGGTGCATTACACCAATATTACCCAAGTGGAATTGGAAGCGGCACTAGAACAAGGCCATGTGCCACTGGTGCTGATCAGCACCTACCGCTTCGACCACAAAAAGACCCCGCATTGGGTCGTGGTCGCGGCGATCGACAAGCGTTTCATCTACATCCATGACCCTTACATCAATGAACCCGACTACCGCTTTGCGCTGGATAATCAGTACTTACCGATCAGTCGCAGTGATTTCGACAAGATGTCACAGTTCGGGCAATCACGCTTGCGCACGGCGGTGATTATTGGCAGGCGCGTGTAA
- a CDS encoding RimK family protein, with translation MPDYLLLVDDLKHWKKDFPEHPLATVKDYLTGEVWAKRPHLHVINLCRDLSYQSLGYYASLLAEARGHRVLPTVSTLQDLTRKTLYGPVLDDLDALVNKALGQEAHGVDISRFEMVLHFGKCDSETLRPLARKLYEAFRVPLLRVEFRRNGRWRISKLRAGTLDKLSYPQEHFFLQVLDKQVRQRWQKPASAKQARYDLAILHNPEEKLPPSDAKALQAFIRAAAEQGIAAELITPKDFGHLLEYDALFIRETTALNHHTYRFARKAANEGMVVIDDPDSIRRCVNKIFLSELLTANGVATPASLILAKGELDKAEQQLGYPVVLKIPDGSFSRGMFKASNREEMERAAAELFQHSALILAQAYTYTEFDWRIGVLNGEALYACRYFMSRGHWQIINHNTGGKAKEGKWETLPVDAVPATVLATALRAAGLIGNGLYGVDLKQTATGVVVIEVNDNPSLEYGVEDKVLGKQLYQRIMGEFRRRLEQG, from the coding sequence ATGCCTGACTATTTGTTGCTGGTCGATGACCTCAAGCATTGGAAAAAAGATTTTCCCGAACACCCGCTGGCGACGGTCAAGGATTATCTGACGGGGGAGGTGTGGGCGAAGCGTCCGCATTTGCATGTCATCAATTTGTGCCGCGACTTGTCTTACCAAAGCCTCGGTTACTATGCGTCCTTGCTGGCGGAAGCGCGGGGGCATCGGGTGCTCCCCACCGTCAGCACTTTGCAGGATTTGACCCGCAAGACCTTGTACGGTCCGGTGCTGGACGATCTGGATGCATTGGTCAACAAGGCGCTGGGGCAAGAAGCACATGGCGTGGATATTTCGCGCTTTGAAATGGTGCTGCATTTCGGCAAATGCGACAGCGAAACCCTGCGCCCCTTGGCACGCAAGCTCTACGAGGCGTTCCGCGTGCCGCTGTTGCGGGTGGAATTTCGCCGTAACGGGCGCTGGCGCATCAGCAAATTGCGGGCGGGAACGTTGGATAAGTTGAGTTACCCGCAGGAACATTTTTTCCTGCAAGTGCTCGACAAGCAAGTTCGCCAGCGTTGGCAAAAGCCTGCGAGTGCCAAACAGGCGCGTTACGATCTGGCGATTTTGCATAACCCGGAAGAAAAGCTGCCACCGTCGGATGCGAAAGCCTTGCAAGCCTTCATCCGCGCGGCTGCTGAGCAGGGCATTGCAGCGGAACTGATCACGCCCAAGGATTTCGGGCATTTGCTGGAATACGATGCGCTGTTTATCCGCGAAACTACGGCCTTGAATCACCATACTTACCGTTTTGCCCGCAAGGCTGCCAACGAGGGCATGGTGGTGATTGATGACCCGGATTCGATCCGCCGCTGTGTGAATAAGATTTTCCTGAGCGAATTGCTGACGGCGAATGGGGTGGCGACACCTGCGAGCCTGATTCTGGCGAAAGGTGAACTGGATAAGGCGGAACAGCAACTGGGCTACCCGGTGGTGTTGAAAATTCCTGATGGGTCGTTTTCGCGGGGCATGTTCAAGGCGAGTAATCGCGAGGAAATGGAGCGTGCAGCGGCGGAATTGTTCCAGCATTCGGCACTGATTCTGGCGCAGGCGTATACTTATACGGAGTTCGATTGGCGCATCGGGGTGTTGAATGGCGAGGCGTTGTACGCGTGCCGTTACTTCATGTCACGCGGGCATTGGCAAATCATTAACCACAATACTGGCGGCAAGGCGAAAGAAGGCAAGTGGGAAACCTTGCCTGTGGATGCTGTTCCGGCTACGGTGTTAGCAACGGCATTACGGGCTGCGGGTTTGATCGGCAATGGCTTGTACGGGGTCGACCTGAAACAGACTGCTACCGGGGTGGTGGTGATTGAGGTCAATGACAACCCCAGCCTAGAGTATGGCGTGGAAGACAAGGTGCTGGGTAAACAGCTTTACCAGCGGATCATGGGTGAGTTCCGGCGACGGCTGGAGCAGGGATAG
- a CDS encoding thiopurine S-methyltransferase, whose product MQAEFWLERWEQNQIGFHQSEINSHLQAFWERMVVPAGSRIFVPLCGKSRDMLWLQAQGFNVTGIEISAVAVRDFFTENGLKPTVTQQGAFERWECDGLVILRGDFFQLSSVDVRECAGVFDRASLIALPPEMRVRYAQHFMAILPPGVQTLLITLEYDQSEMKGPPFAVHEPEVRGFYEEQCTVERLLVLDALADEPGFRQRGVTRLEEKVYLLTPN is encoded by the coding sequence ATGCAAGCAGAATTTTGGCTTGAGCGTTGGGAGCAAAACCAGATTGGTTTCCATCAGTCTGAAATCAACAGCCATTTACAGGCATTCTGGGAACGGATGGTCGTGCCTGCCGGTAGCCGGATTTTTGTGCCTTTGTGTGGCAAAAGCCGCGACATGCTGTGGTTACAGGCGCAAGGTTTTAACGTGACCGGGATAGAGATCAGTGCGGTAGCTGTCCGTGATTTTTTTACCGAGAATGGTTTGAAGCCAACTGTTACCCAGCAAGGCGCGTTTGAGCGTTGGGAATGCGATGGTCTGGTGATTTTGCGGGGTGATTTTTTCCAGTTGAGTTCTGTGGATGTGCGGGAATGTGCCGGGGTGTTTGACCGTGCCTCACTGATTGCCTTGCCGCCGGAGATGCGGGTTCGTTATGCACAACACTTCATGGCTATCTTGCCACCGGGTGTGCAGACTTTATTGATTACGCTGGAATACGATCAAAGTGAAATGAAGGGGCCACCGTTTGCGGTGCATGAACCGGAAGTGCGTGGCTTCTATGAGGAGCAGTGTACGGTGGAACGTCTGTTGGTGCTGGATGCGCTGGCTGATGAACCCGGTTTCCGCCAGCGGGGCGTAACCCGGCTGGAGGAGAAGGTGTATTTGCTGACGCCGAATTAA
- a CDS encoding flagellar basal body-associated FliL family protein, giving the protein MSESPQAQIPELFDLVVTGHSSDKSVEALVRDVLTLLDDNSPYLEFKLSDALLFNNGMVSIRENISQAEAEAISQQLSTLAIKCAIRPTLQLVPLEENTQLTGPLYTCPACKHQQVQTKEHNEKCEACGVIGDSFLRTQRMKEAVESERQKYENELSKSIKAAEESAKRYESDSMYQEARRQLGVEDKSGDSKLKIVAVVAAIGIGIAALYAFNKPDKAAAPQPETVAATAPTQ; this is encoded by the coding sequence ATGTCAGAGTCACCACAAGCTCAAATACCAGAACTGTTCGATCTCGTCGTCACCGGGCATAGCTCCGACAAATCGGTCGAAGCCTTGGTGCGCGACGTCCTCACCTTGCTGGATGACAATAGCCCTTACCTCGAATTCAAGCTGTCGGATGCGCTGCTGTTCAACAACGGCATGGTATCCATCCGCGAAAATATCAGTCAGGCAGAAGCCGAAGCCATCAGCCAGCAACTCAGCACATTGGCTATCAAATGCGCGATACGCCCTACCCTACAACTGGTTCCTCTGGAAGAAAATACCCAACTCACTGGCCCGCTGTACACCTGCCCTGCCTGCAAACACCAGCAAGTTCAAACCAAAGAGCACAATGAAAAATGTGAAGCCTGCGGTGTGATCGGTGACAGTTTCCTGCGCACCCAGCGCATGAAAGAAGCCGTGGAAAGCGAACGCCAGAAATACGAAAACGAACTCAGCAAAAGCATCAAGGCAGCCGAAGAAAGCGCCAAGCGTTATGAAAGCGACTCAATGTATCAAGAAGCCCGTCGTCAACTGGGCGTTGAAGACAAATCAGGCGACTCCAAACTAAAAATAGTCGCTGTTGTGGCTGCTATCGGCATTGGCATCGCCGCCCTGTATGCGTTCAATAAACCTGACAAGGCAGCAGCACCACAACCTGAAACAGTCGCGGCTACTGCCCCCACCCAATAA